The genomic interval AAAAATATAGGTTGGTTTTCTTATTGAAAAACTTTTGCCATCCGGGTAACTACCCGGTACTTCCTGGTAATTCACAGCCACATCACCTTCTGCTACAACGCCGATAATTGCACGCGGATTAAACTGTTCACCATAATTGGGATCATGGATCGGCTCGCCATGTTGCCCTTTTCCCGGGACAGACAAGCGGAATAATAAAGAAGACGTTACAGACTGATCTGTATTAACAGGCATTCCTTTCCCATCCTGAAAATGGCAGGCAGAACAGGAAGTTGCATTAAAAAACGGCCCTAATCCATCCCTTGCACTGGTTGACGAAGGAGCTGTAACCCAGTTATTTCTGTTAAAGGAATTCCCAATCACAAACTGGTCCACTTCATCGGTGGTCAGCCCAAGCAGGGAATTTCCGAATGCATTGGCTGTCTGGTCGAAAACAGTACCATCCTTCCCTCCTGAATAAGCCTCATCCGTATCTGTTACGACTTCGGATTCCACATCAGGAGAATTACACTGACTAAAAAACGCCATTCCCGCAATCCAAATGAAAAGTGAGATTAAACGCTTGTAACTGATATTCACTGGCAATATTATTAATTTTTTATTTCGTCGTCTTCCTGATTTTCTGATAGGGAAAGAAGTCAACTTTTAAAAAGTTGACTTCTTTTTTTCAATAAGCAAACATCTTTCAATTAATGCTGGCTTCTTTACCCGGTACAAAAGTACCTTTTAATTACTTTCAGGAATAGTCAGACTAACACCAATCGCATTTGCAGCAACAGTAAGCTGGTCGGCTTGGGTACGTAAGGCAGTAATAGCAGCTTTAAATAAATCCGGGCTTGTTGTTACCGACTGATCAACCGGAGCAGGAATGGCATTGATAGCTGCAACTGATGCATCCAGTTTTGCAATCATGGCCGTATTTACGGCTGCGTCTTTCGCTTTCACCAGATCGTCTAGCCCAGGGCCATCGAAAACTGTACCGTCAGTACGCGTATATTTTCCAACATACACATTGTATATGCCGGCTTCATCATATATAAAGTCATTTTTTGTATTGTCTGAAAAACAGGAATGTTCATCTTCCTGATCCTTGTTTTCGAGTAATACTGTCATACGTTCGCCGGAAAGTTCACCTTTTGTCAGTTTGCCCATCCCGTTCAGTATATTCATTAAAGAATTATCCACGTTTGCAGAAGAAGTGAAATCAACGCGATAAGCGCCTGTCGTTCCCCATTGTGCTGTTACAGCTTCTAGATCTTTTACCAATAAATCGGTTACAATTTTCAGGTACTGGCCTCTTCTTGCCTGATTTAAACCGGTACCACCAACTACATAATCCGTGTATGCGCGTTTACCCGGGCTATCTGCATAAAGATCCTGTCCCCATAGCAAAAACTCAATGGCATGAAAACCAACTTTTACATCAGTATCTCCATTTTTCTCATTATCGCTCAGCAAAACAGCTTCAGTAATTGCCGGATAACCAGTCAGATCGTTGATCACTCCCAAATTTAAAATGGTATCTGCACCGGCATTTGTTTTGGCAGCCACATAGTCAATGTAGGATTCGTCAAGTGGCCATGCATTGATCAGCCCTTCAAAATTATCAGCAGCATTATCAATCGGGCCATCATAAAAACGAAAAGCTTCTGTCTGCAGATAAGGAACGCGGCTTTTGAGCCATGCCGTTTTACAATCAGCCAAACCTTGTGCAGTTGGATTTAAAACAAATGCATTCACCTGGGTTTGTAATGCTTTTGCAAGTGTAGTGGCATCCTGATAATTTGCCAGAGCAAGGCCTGCATAGTTTTCTACGACCTGCTGGCGAAGCGGATCCACTTTTGTTATATCGTCATCGTCAGAGTCGCATGATGCCAGGAATCCGAGCATTAAAACTGGTAAAATAAATTTTTTCATATGTATCCTTCTAATTTTTAATTTGAATCATTCTTAACAAAGGTAATAATTTAAGATTATTTGGATTTGTTTTAATTAAAAATTAATGTATCGAAATGATCTTACCATGTAGAATAATCAGAAGGGTTACAAAATTTAAGATATACGTTATGTGCAGGAAATTCAGCTTTGTCAAAAAAATTTTAAATTTTTTTGACAGTATTTACGAATTAAGTTCAGCCAGGTTTTTTGTATAAGAAAGTTAAAAATCAATTGGACTCATTTTACAACAATATAACAATTACGTGTACGAATAGACGTACAGCTTTCCTGGCTTATGCGGCATTGTACTTTCCGCACTGTTCAAATCTCCATTTAGCAGATAAAAAATAAAATTATAATAAATTTTATCATAAAATTTATATTTTAATTAACTTAAATACTTATTCCGGTCACATTCAGTTCCGAAAAAACTTTCCCTCCAGTCATCTAAATTAAGTTTACCGGCGTATGTCTGCCAGACACTTGTCTGCTGATGGACAGTAACATATGAAATGAATCAGACGGCGTGTTTTCCTACTTCATAATAATTCATTTTAATTATTTTTCATATCTAAAAACTCTACTTATGCAAGTTTTCCCGCTGCGTTATTGCCAGCTTAGGATTGGATTCCTGAGTTGCGCTATGCTCCTCTTTTCGTTGGGTGGTTATGCCTCCAGCCATAGAGAAGCCCCGCTTATTTCCAACGATCCGCTTGCTGATAACACGGATGTTTACGCTTTCAAAAGTCCTGACGACCCGAATACCATCACCATCATTGCCAATTATATTCCGTTCGAATCCCCTGAAGGCGGACCTAATTATTACAATTTTGGCACACATGTCCGTTATGAGATCCACATTAAAAACAAGGTAAGCAGTGCCGGAGATGATATCACTTATCGCTTTACTTTTTCAAGTACCAATGAAGACCCCACTACTTTTTTCAATATCCGTTTAGGAAAACAAAATCTTAAAACAACATATAAATGCGAAAAAAGTACTGACGGTGGCCAGTCATTTATTACTATTGTTGATAATGGAATAGTGCCGCCAAATAACATTGGACCGCGCTCAATTGAAGGAAAAACTGTTGGGCTGGAAACGGATTATAATACCCTCGTACAGGGTGCCATTGCAACAGCATCAAGCGGGGAAAAAGTATTTTGCGGACCAGTGGACGATCCATTCTTTGTAGATCTGGCTGGTGCATTTGATGCAGGCAATTTCCGTCCGGAAGGTAACACAACCAATGCTCCGAAAGACGCCCTGAATCGTTTTAACGTTCACACTATTGCCATTAAAGTACCGGTTAATCTATTGCAAAAAGATGGAAAAGGTATCAGTCAGGCTTCCAGTATTCTCGATCCGGATTATGTAATCGGCGTGTGGGCATCTGCAAGCCGCCAGATGATCAAAACGCTTTATAATGAAGGCGACGTGGGTTACGACGGACAATATGTTCAGGTTTCACGCCTTGGAATGCCTTTGACCAATGAGGCCGTTATTCCAATAGGAATGAAAGACCTTTGGAATTCGCAAACTCCTTACGGTGGAAATGACCTGCAATTCGCTAAGTATTTCACTAATCCGGAGCTTGCCCTTTACATGGATGATTCCCAATTTGGTACTGCTGTTCCATCATTGGCTGCATTACGGATCCAAACCAAATCACTCGGCTCGTTCGATTTTCGTAATGGCAAACCTGGTTTGTATGGCCTGAAAGGAAATGCTGCACTGGACGGTACCGCTTTGGCAGAAGCAGCTTTCGGTGGAATATTATTGCCAGATGCCATGAGCCCGCGCGCTGTGGATCTTTTGCCAATATTTTATACAGGAGTCCCTAACCTTGCCCCGTATCAGTTGGCAACCGGCAAAAATAACAACCCGCTTGCAAAAGGAAAACCATTTATACACAATTTCCTGCCAACACTTGGTGATATGTTACGCCTGAACATGGCAGTACCGGCCACTCCGCGTAATGATCCGAAATTCAGTTCACTTGGTTTGGTACAGGCCGCGGTTTTGGGAATAACAGATCCGGCTTACAATACCTCGACCGATCTGCAATTTATCCCTAACATGGATGGTTTCCCGAATGGCCGTCGTTTGGAAGATGACGTAACGACTATAGAATTACAGGCTGTATCTGGCGTTGTACTTGCTGCCATTGGATTATTTTATGATGATGCCACAGCAACGGCTCCTGTTTCCCCTGCCCTTTTAAGCGTGCTTACTTTTAATTCAGGGCCAACAAAAAATGATGTGGCTTTAAAAACAGCATTTCCTTACGTGCAGAATCCATGGAGAGGCTATGATTATCCTGAAAAAGCCAGATTCTAATCCCAATCACTTTTATAAATAATCAATATGAAAAATCTTATATATCTGATTGGAGCTCTGGCCGTATTGTGCGTTCAGCCATTCCAGTCAAAAGCATCTTCTCACCGCGAGGCTCCGCTGATTTCGACCGACCCGCTGGCTGATAATACCGATGTCTATGCATTTAAAAGTCCTGCAAACCAGGAAAACATCGTTCTCGTAGCCAATTACATTCCTTTTGAACATCCTGCCGGTGGCCCCAACTGGTATTCGTTCGGAGAAAATATCCGCTACGAAGTGCATGTTGACAACAATGCCGCCACACCCGGCGCTGACATTGTTTACAGGTTTACTTTCAAAAAAATGAATGAAGATCCTTCAACATTTTTCCTGATCCGTCTGGGAAAAGAAAACCTGAAAACAACCTATACCTGTGAGCGCAGTATGGATGGCGGCCAAACATTTACAACCATTGTTTCTGACGGAAAAGTACCTCCACCGCATATCGGGCCGCGTTCCATCAATAACAAAACAGTTGGATTGGGTTCGACTTACGATGGTTTGGTTGAAAAATCGATCATGACGGCAAGCACAGGCGAAAAAATATTCTGCGGCCCGGTTGACGACCCTTTCTTTGTGGATCTGGGAGGCATTTTTGATCTTGGAAATATCCGTAAAGGCGGAGGAAAAGATGCAGTTGCCAAATTCAACTGCCATTCTATTGTGATAGAAGTGCCGGTTGCAACTTTACAAAAAAATAAGAAAACCGTAGCACAGGCTTCAACTATACTTGATCCTGATTATGTGATAGGCGTATATGCTTCTTCAAGCCGCAGGAAAATCACAACCTTATATAAAGGAAGTGATGTAGGATATGATGGCGGTTGGGTACAGGTTTCCCGACTTGGTATGCCACTCACAAACGAAGCGATTATTCCGGTTGGGATGAAAGACAAATGGAATGCAGTTACACCGGCCAGTGACCTGCAATTTGCAAAGTACTTTACCAACCCAGAACTGGCTTTATATATGGATGATTCTCAGTTTGGCACTGCGGTTCCCGGATTGGCCGATCTGCGTATTCAAACCAAATCACTCGGCTCATTCGATTTCCGTAATGGCAAACCTGGTTTATATGGCCTGAAAGGAAATGCTGCACTGGACGGCACTGCACTTTCAGAAGCTGCGTTCGGAAGCGTACTTTTGCCGGATTCTATGAGTCCGCGTGCCGTGGATATCCTGCCTATATTCTATACCGGTGTTCCAAACCTGGCTCCCTATCAGTTGGCAACAGGAAAGAACGGCAATCCATTAGCTGCCGGAAAACCTTTCATTCATAATTTCCTGCCAACCTTGGGCGACTGGCTTCGTTTGAATATGGCCGTACCTGCTACGCCACGTAACGATCCTAAATTCAGTTCATTGGGATTGGTACAGGCTGCCGCTCTCGGGCTTACAGATCCTATGTATAACACAACAAAAGATTTGCAGTTTATTCCGAATATGGATGGTTTTCCGAACGGTCGCCGGTTAGAGGATGATGTGACAACTATTGAATTACAAGCTGTTGGCGGTGTAGTTCTGGCAGCGATCGGGTTATGGTATGACGATTTTACACCTGGTGTAAGCGCCAGTCCGGTAACACCCGATTTGTTAGGAGTACTGACTTTCAATGCAGGTGTCACCAAAAATGACACTACCTTAAAAGCTAATTTCCCGTACCTCCAAAACCCATGGCCGGGTTTCCGGGGTGATAGTTACGAAGGAACTAGTCCCGGAACAGAAATTCCTGCGGTTCTTGCCGTCACAATTTCAAATCTCGATTGTATGACAGGAAGTTTCACCTTTGGCAGTACAGGAGCTGATCCTGCGAAAACTGTTGAATATTCGGCTGCCGGTGTTGTGAACGGAGGCTGGGGAACGAGTGTGAACCGAATGATTGAATCTGAATTATTTAAGGATGCCAACAGCCGCAGTACACTGACTGCAAAAGCACGTTACATCAATGAGCCTGCATCAGAAGTTAGCCTTGAATTTGAATTCCGTGCACAATGTATGAACATGCGCATCGGAGCCATGGCGAAAGATGATGGCAAGCAAGTTCCTTTATCAGCGGTTATTATGGGAAATCCTACCAACAACGATGAAGTA from Dyadobacter sp. NIV53 carries:
- a CDS encoding di-heme oxidoredictase family protein; the encoded protein is MNISYKRLISLFIWIAGMAFFSQCNSPDVESEVVTDTDEAYSGGKDGTVFDQTANAFGNSLLGLTTDEVDQFVIGNSFNRNNWVTAPSSTSARDGLGPFFNATSCSACHFQDGKGMPVNTDQSVTSSLLFRLSVPGKGQHGEPIHDPNYGEQFNPRAIIGVVAEGDVAVNYQEVPGSYPDGKSFSIRKPTYIFSNLKYGPMSGTLISPRISTLMSGTGHLEAVSETTILSFADVNDQNGDGISGRPNYVWDFKTQKK
- a CDS encoding imelysin family protein is translated as MKKFILPVLMLGFLASCDSDDDDITKVDPLRQQVVENYAGLALANYQDATTLAKALQTQVNAFVLNPTAQGLADCKTAWLKSRVPYLQTEAFRFYDGPIDNAADNFEGLINAWPLDESYIDYVAAKTNAGADTILNLGVINDLTGYPAITEAVLLSDNEKNGDTDVKVGFHAIEFLLWGQDLYADSPGKRAYTDYVVGGTGLNQARRGQYLKIVTDLLVKDLEAVTAQWGTTGAYRVDFTSSANVDNSLMNILNGMGKLTKGELSGERMTVLLENKDQEDEHSCFSDNTKNDFIYDEAGIYNVYVGKYTRTDGTVFDGPGLDDLVKAKDAAVNTAMIAKLDASVAAINAIPAPVDQSVTTSPDLFKAAITALRTQADQLTVAANAIGVSLTIPESN
- a CDS encoding DUF4331 family protein, giving the protein MKNLIYLIGALAVLCVQPFQSKASSHREAPLISTDPLADNTDVYAFKSPANQENIVLVANYIPFEHPAGGPNWYSFGENIRYEVHVDNNAATPGADIVYRFTFKKMNEDPSTFFLIRLGKENLKTTYTCERSMDGGQTFTTIVSDGKVPPPHIGPRSINNKTVGLGSTYDGLVEKSIMTASTGEKIFCGPVDDPFFVDLGGIFDLGNIRKGGGKDAVAKFNCHSIVIEVPVATLQKNKKTVAQASTILDPDYVIGVYASSSRRKITTLYKGSDVGYDGGWVQVSRLGMPLTNEAIIPVGMKDKWNAVTPASDLQFAKYFTNPELALYMDDSQFGTAVPGLADLRIQTKSLGSFDFRNGKPGLYGLKGNAALDGTALSEAAFGSVLLPDSMSPRAVDILPIFYTGVPNLAPYQLATGKNGNPLAAGKPFIHNFLPTLGDWLRLNMAVPATPRNDPKFSSLGLVQAAALGLTDPMYNTTKDLQFIPNMDGFPNGRRLEDDVTTIELQAVGGVVLAAIGLWYDDFTPGVSASPVTPDLLGVLTFNAGVTKNDTTLKANFPYLQNPWPGFRGDSYEGTSPGTEIPAVLAVTISNLDCMTGSFTFGSTGADPAKTVEYSAAGVVNGGWGTSVNRMIESELFKDANSRSTLTAKARYINEPASEVSLEFEFRAQCMNMRIGAMAKDDGKQVPLSAVIMGNPTNNDEVFVEIKGASGKRVQLDLVNNKGQILGQQVIAKANATEQRAVKLGHQSGFYYLRVTTPDKKHVVKILRK
- a CDS encoding DUF4331 domain-containing protein — protein: MLLFSLGGYASSHREAPLISNDPLADNTDVYAFKSPDDPNTITIIANYIPFESPEGGPNYYNFGTHVRYEIHIKNKVSSAGDDITYRFTFSSTNEDPTTFFNIRLGKQNLKTTYKCEKSTDGGQSFITIVDNGIVPPNNIGPRSIEGKTVGLETDYNTLVQGAIATASSGEKVFCGPVDDPFFVDLAGAFDAGNFRPEGNTTNAPKDALNRFNVHTIAIKVPVNLLQKDGKGISQASSILDPDYVIGVWASASRQMIKTLYNEGDVGYDGQYVQVSRLGMPLTNEAVIPIGMKDLWNSQTPYGGNDLQFAKYFTNPELALYMDDSQFGTAVPSLAALRIQTKSLGSFDFRNGKPGLYGLKGNAALDGTALAEAAFGGILLPDAMSPRAVDLLPIFYTGVPNLAPYQLATGKNNNPLAKGKPFIHNFLPTLGDMLRLNMAVPATPRNDPKFSSLGLVQAAVLGITDPAYNTSTDLQFIPNMDGFPNGRRLEDDVTTIELQAVSGVVLAAIGLFYDDATATAPVSPALLSVLTFNSGPTKNDVALKTAFPYVQNPWRGYDYPEKARF